The following proteins come from a genomic window of Panicum hallii strain FIL2 chromosome 8, PHallii_v3.1, whole genome shotgun sequence:
- the LOC112903810 gene encoding patatin-like protein 1, with protein MGTNSSNAELPRRLPPPKMGERITVLSIDGGGIRGLIPSVIIASLEKKLRELDGPNARIADYFDLIAGTSTGALIATMLAIPEKGKKRPIAAEEIKKFYVDNGPKIFPPIK; from the exons ATGGGCACCAACAGCAGCAACGCTGAGCTGCCGCGGCGGCTCCCGCCGCCTAAGATGGGGGAGCGCATCACGGTGCTGAGCATCGACGGTGGCGGGATACGCGGGCTTATCCCGTCGGTCATCATCGCCTCCCTTGAGAAGAAGCTCCGA GAGCTGGACGGGCCAAATGCCCGGATAGCTGACTACTTCGACCTGATCGCGGGCACGAGCACGGGTGCTCTGATCGCAACGATGTTGGCGATACCAGAGAAGGGGAAGAAGCGGCCAATCGCCGCCGAGGAGATAAAGAAGTTCTACGTCGACAACGGGCCTAAGATCTTCCCTCCCATAAAGTAG